One genomic region from Halomicrobium zhouii encodes:
- a CDS encoding S66 family peptidase → MADEFTVPPAASPGDRVAVIAPSSGAAAAARNVLTLGLDRLRDVFDLEPVVYPTARQSDRYLRDHPEARAADVHAAFRDPEISSVFATIGGDDQLRVLKHLDPDVLRENPTRCFGMSDNTNLALFLWNQGIVSFYGGQILNQVATPGFLPEYTERYLREALFEESIGEIEPAEQWTDDVVDWGAEDYVEQEPEYEDTDGWHWHGDRPVAGRLWGGCLAILRWQLAADRYLPDPAALDGEILALETSEVLPSADRVRWTLQAMGERGLLERFDGVLVGRPQTRHRFGDRSDDERLAYRRDQRDAIRSMLDRYNPEATAVFDLEFGHTNPTVPIPIGGRVEIDPETETIRFP, encoded by the coding sequence ATGGCCGACGAGTTCACGGTCCCACCGGCTGCCTCACCCGGCGACCGCGTCGCAGTTATCGCGCCGTCGAGCGGCGCCGCCGCGGCCGCCAGAAACGTCCTCACGCTCGGGCTGGACAGGCTGCGTGACGTCTTCGACCTCGAACCAGTGGTCTACCCGACGGCCCGCCAGTCTGATCGCTACCTCCGGGACCACCCCGAGGCCAGGGCCGCCGACGTCCACGCGGCGTTCCGTGATCCCGAGATATCGTCGGTCTTCGCCACCATCGGCGGCGACGACCAGCTCCGGGTCCTGAAACACCTCGATCCCGACGTCCTCCGGGAGAACCCGACGCGATGCTTCGGAATGAGCGACAACACCAACCTCGCGCTCTTCCTCTGGAACCAGGGGATCGTCTCGTTCTACGGCGGTCAGATCCTCAACCAGGTCGCGACGCCCGGATTCCTGCCCGAGTACACGGAGCGCTACCTCCGCGAGGCGCTGTTCGAAGAGTCCATCGGCGAGATAGAACCCGCCGAGCAGTGGACCGACGACGTCGTCGACTGGGGCGCCGAGGACTACGTCGAACAGGAGCCTGAGTACGAGGACACCGACGGCTGGCACTGGCACGGCGACCGACCCGTCGCAGGGCGGCTCTGGGGCGGCTGTCTCGCCATCCTTCGCTGGCAACTCGCCGCGGACAGGTACCTCCCCGACCCCGCTGCCCTCGACGGCGAGATTCTCGCCCTCGAAACCTCGGAGGTGCTCCCCAGCGCCGACCGCGTTCGCTGGACGCTCCAGGCGATGGGCGAACGCGGCCTCCTCGAACGGTTCGACGGCGTCCTCGTCGGCCGGCCGCAGACCCGCCACCGGTTCGGCGACCGGAGTGACGACGAGCGACTGGCGTATCGGCGTGACCAGCGCGACGCGATCCGCTCCATGCTCGACCGGTACAACCCCGAGGCGACGGCCGTCTTCGACCTCGAGTTCGGACACACGAATCCGACCGTTCCGATCCCCATCGGCGGCCGCGTCGAGATCGATCCGGAGACAGAGACGATCCGATTCCCCTGA
- a CDS encoding GNAT family N-acetyltransferase — protein MYVRDAKNREEVWLLDHIEEMGLDETAFRSRDYVVAIDEESHEKAGFGRIRIHKPDDGAEVCELTSIGVLDAWRGQGVGAHVVERLVEYASDEGFDTVYSLTGYPDYLQQFGFERIDEAQLPEKLRERLESKRETLEPDAVPTRIDTEDFRMPDEFRERFKGATAEEAGEGEPVEGPEDFGIDPEEATYKYDTGR, from the coding sequence ATGTACGTCCGGGACGCGAAAAACCGCGAGGAGGTCTGGCTGCTCGACCACATCGAGGAGATGGGGCTCGACGAGACGGCGTTCCGGTCGCGGGACTACGTGGTGGCCATCGACGAGGAGAGCCACGAGAAGGCCGGCTTCGGCCGGATCCGCATCCACAAGCCCGACGACGGCGCAGAGGTGTGCGAGCTAACGAGCATCGGCGTGCTCGACGCGTGGCGCGGCCAGGGCGTCGGCGCCCACGTCGTCGAACGCCTCGTCGAGTACGCCAGCGACGAGGGGTTCGACACCGTCTACTCGCTGACCGGCTACCCCGACTACCTCCAGCAGTTCGGCTTCGAGCGCATCGACGAGGCACAGCTGCCCGAGAAACTACGGGAACGCCTCGAATCGAAACGCGAGACCCTCGAACCCGACGCCGTCCCGACCCGAATCGACACGGAGGACTTCCGGATGCCCGACGAGTTCCGCGAGCGATTCAAGGGTGCGACTGCGGAGGAAGCGGGCGAGGGCGAACCCGTCGAGGGCCCCGAAGACTTCGGTATCGACCCCGAAGAAGCGACCTACAAGTACGACACCGGGCGGTAA